Genomic DNA from Candidatus Pantoea bituminis:
CTTAATTACCTTCAGACAGCGTTATGCGGGATACGCGGTGTGAAAGCAGTCTATTAAGTATTAAAATGGTAATAAATAACGGAAAAAATAACGCACTGTTACCCTGAGAGTGAACAATGAAGAATCTGGAGGCGCTGATTATTTTTGCGCGCGTAGCGGAAATGAAGAGCTTTACTCAGGCAGCTGAAAGTCTGGGTATCCAGAAAGGACGTGCCTCAATGGTGGTGCGTGAGCTCGAACATGATGTAGGCGCTACGCTTCTGCACCGGACAACGCGGACCGTGCAGCTGACAGAAGATGGGCGGGCTTTTTATTCGCGCGCGCGCGATCTCTTGTCGGAAGCTGAAGAATTGCAGTCAATGTTTACTGATTTCGGTATGCCACTGCGGGGACGGTTACGCGTTGATATGCCGACTGTGTTGGCGCAGAGCGTGGTGATTCCCGCCCTGCCACAGTTGCTGCAAGCACACCCTGAGCTGGAACTTGAGCTTTCAAGCACCGATCGGCGTGTTGATTTGGTTTTGGAAGGATTTGACTGCGTGGTTCGTCTCGGGCCCGTGGTGGATGAAACGCTTATTGCCAGGCCGCTGGGACATCTACGCATGATCAATGCAGCAAGCCCAGGCTATCTGGATCGCTTCGGTGTGCCGAAAACGATAGATGATCTTCTTAACCAAGGCCACAGGATGGTTCATTACATCCGGAATTTTGGTTCGAAGCCTGACGGATGGGCGTATCCGGCAGGCGATGGCTACAAATCGTTGATGCTACCAGGCGCAATAAGGGTCAACAGCGTGCCGGCTTATCATGATGCAGGACTGGCGGGGTTGGGCTTAATCCAGGGTGGGTATTCCTCGCTCTTACCGCACATCAAACGCGGCGCCCTGATTGAGGTTCTTCCTGATCTGCGACCCGAGCCGCTTACGGCATCTTTTGTTGTCGCGCACCGGCGTAATTTGTCGCAGCGGGTAAGGGCGTTTATGAACTGGACTGAAGAAATTTTAAAACCTTACTTTGACTGATGTCAGCATTAATTTTCGGGACTATCACGAACTCCTGTACTGAATGAGGGATGTGTAAAGCCCTCTCTGAGCGCCCGGTAAATAGTTACATAAAGATTATACGTGATACCTGTACACCAAAATCAGCATCCGGATTGGTCCTGTTGTCGCCGGCCCGCTCCTGAAATATGGCGGCTGCAAGATCCCTTCTTGTGGCCAGACGAGATGCCTCAGCGGATGCCAGAGCGGCGGATATCTCATCGTATTGCAGATCTGTACAGTAAACCGGAGACCCCGGCTGCTGACGCCAGGATTCTGTCAGACTGCCGGCATCATAGGCATCAAAGCCGGTATCACTGACCAGTTTCATAATCAGTTCGCGATGCTCCTTGTTATCACCCGCCACGGGAATGGCGATGCGGCCTTCTGCGCCGGCTGGCTTGCCTTTGGCTGCAAAAGATCCGGAGCCAATCGCATTCCATGCCTTAATAACGGGCCGGCCTAACTGCTTCTCAACCCATTGGCTTTCCACCTGACCGCCTTCAATCGCGTCAATTTTCCGATCCCGGTGCGGATAATAATTAGATGTATCAGCCACGATAACGTCAGAAGGCAGACTTACGATAAGCTGCGAAATCTCAGGGATCCGCATAAGCGGTACTGAAAGTATTAACACATCAACGTCGCTGACGGCGTGTTCAGCCGTAACGGGCAGAGCGCCCTTTTCCAGTGTTTCGGCCTCAATTGTTTCCGGACCACGCGAGTTTGCGACCTTTACGTTGTGTCCTGCGGCTGCCAGTTTACGTGCCAGGGTTTTACCTATGTGGCCTGTGCCAAGGATACCGATGCTGAGA
This window encodes:
- a CDS encoding NADPH-dependent F420 reductase, with product MNHSFPLSIGILGTGHIGKTLARKLAAAGHNVKVANSRGPETIEAETLEKGALPVTAEHAVSDVDVLILSVPLMRIPEISQLIVSLPSDVIVADTSNYYPHRDRKIDAIEGGQVESQWVEKQLGRPVIKAWNAIGSGSFAAKGKPAGAEGRIAIPVAGDNKEHRELIMKLVSDTGFDAYDAGSLTESWRQQPGSPVYCTDLQYDEISAALASAEASRLATRRDLAAAIFQERAGDNRTNPDADFGVQVSRIIFM
- a CDS encoding LysR family transcriptional regulator; translation: MKNLEALIIFARVAEMKSFTQAAESLGIQKGRASMVVRELEHDVGATLLHRTTRTVQLTEDGRAFYSRARDLLSEAEELQSMFTDFGMPLRGRLRVDMPTVLAQSVVIPALPQLLQAHPELELELSSTDRRVDLVLEGFDCVVRLGPVVDETLIARPLGHLRMINAASPGYLDRFGVPKTIDDLLNQGHRMVHYIRNFGSKPDGWAYPAGDGYKSLMLPGAIRVNSVPAYHDAGLAGLGLIQGGYSSLLPHIKRGALIEVLPDLRPEPLTASFVVAHRRNLSQRVRAFMNWTEEILKPYFD